A genome region from Lytechinus pictus isolate F3 Inbred chromosome 14, Lp3.0, whole genome shotgun sequence includes the following:
- the LOC129276180 gene encoding uncharacterized protein LOC129276180, with amino-acid sequence MESNNLLMKALLIEWGLLCCMSPCLSQAGACIDDRLNNQMKCRYKCQYETINEKCSRNISLQSIHHPIDGYCCPGFLLTSVGKCQVCPDIRFMPDINNCCHCIPCTQCDLIRNNPIKVPCTKTHDTVCHIGNTSGNPQIPVCPLIKPTSVDMTTETVLTYNISGDPTGKSSTSGNSRTTLILSIVITLVVIAFAIILITCIYCYKSGKICKRQGNAQHGIG; translated from the exons ATGGAAAGCAACAATTTATTAATGAAAGCACTGTTG ATTGAGTGGGGCTTGTTGTGCTGCATGTCTCCGTGTTTGTCTCAAGCTGGTGCTTGCATTGACGATCGGCTCAACAATCAAATGAAA TGTCGTTACAAGTGCCAGTATGAAACCATTAATGAGAAGTGTTCAAGGAACATTTCCTTGCAGTCTATTCATCATCCAATAGATGGCTACTGCTGCCCGGGATTCCTCCTGACTTCTGTAGGCAA ATGCCAGGTGTGTCCGGATATCAGGTTTATGCCTGATATCAATAACTGCTGCCACTGCATTCCATGCACTCAATGTGATTTGATCCGAAATAACCCAATCAAAGTTCCGTGCACGAAGACACATGATACTGTATGCCATATCGGTAATACTTCTGGAAATCCCCAAATACCTGTATGCCCTCTTATAAAGCCTACATCTGTGGATATGACTACCGAAACAGTATTAACCTACAACATTtctg GTGATCCAACTGGGAAGAGCAGTACATCTGGGAATTCACGGACAACACTTATATTAAGTATTGTGATAACATTGGTTGTCATTGCTTTCGCCATCATCCtgattacatgtatttactgCTATAAATCAG